atggtggctcgcaaccacatggtggctcacaaccatccgtaatgagatctgacaccctcttctggtgtgtcagaagacagctagagtgtacctacatataataataaatacatcttttaaaaaacataacaaaacaaaaaaacaccctcACCTAAAACTTCAAGGATAGGGTTGTGGCTGAAGCACGTGCCatacaagcctgaggacctggattcatttcctggaacccatgtagtGTGGAACCCATGTAGTGTATTAAGATGTGGCAGAAGTCCCACATCCTAATGCTCCTACAATGAgacaggaggtagaaacaggggAGTCTGCAATCTTAAGACTCCTACTGTGAGActggaggtggaaacaggagaatcCCAGAAGTTTTCAGCCAGCTAGCTGGGCATATATAACCAAGAACAACAAAAGGGTTGTCCACTGAGCTCCATACACTTTAGTTATGTCAAGTGCATGCTCCAAGTCCCAAGTAGGGTGATGGgcattgtgtgtgcacacacataccaaaaacaCAGGGCGATGGGCAttgcgtgtgcacacatacaccaaaaacaCAGGCCCACTTTATGCTTCTTAAAATATAGCTTTCACACTCTAAAAAcagttttcattacatttatttatttacatattatttgtatgcatgtacgCATGTGTGCTTGAGTACCACAgcgtgtgtgtggaggtcagaggaaaatttaTGGAAGCCGTGTGGTtcttagggactgaactcaggtcctcagtcttggcagcaagagACTttacagctgaaccatctctccggcacttctctctctctctctctctctctctctctctctctctgttttgtttgtttgtatctttctttttttttttttaaatattttttcaagctGGGAAGTggggcacatgcctctaatcccagcatttgggagttagaggcaggttgatttctgactttaaggccagcctggtctacagagtgagttccaggacagccagggcttcaccctgtcttgaaaaaataaaaaaaatttttttcaagttttttttcttttaagatttatttattttatatgattatactgtcactgtcttcagacacaccagaagagggcatcagatctcattacagatagtcatgagtcaccatgtgattgctgggaattgaactcaggacctctggaagagcggtctgttcccttaaccgccgagccatctctcagccctgtTTGTATTTTTCAAACTAGGAAGTGGGCTCATACCTTTTCCCCTACAGTttcattgttctttaaaaaatactattttgcttttatttcatgtgaattggtgttttacctgcatgtttggctgtgtgatggtgtcagatcccttggatctggagttacagatagtcgTGAGTtgccttgtggatgctgggaattgaacttgggtcctctgaaagagtaaccagtgatcttaaccattaagccatctctccagctcctagcaatccttttcttattcatttaaaaaattacatttatttatttatttatttatttatttatttatttatgtgtatacatgtacacacaggttAGATgctaactgttttgtttttgtttttgttttttctgagacagggtttctcttgtgtagccctggctgtcctggaagtcattctgtagaccaggctgaccctgaatttagaagtccacctgcctctgcctcccaagcgctgggactaaaggcgtgcgccaccattgcctggctagaTGCTAACTtttaagagttggttctctccttccattatatggtttctgggatttgaacttccagttgtcaggcttggcagcaagccttgagtggctgagccatcttggtcCTTAGTTTTCCAAGGAGCAAGTCTCTGGAGCTAGATCATAGTtaatgccttctttttcttttatttttatttatttatttatttattttgagacaaggtttctctgtgtagctttggctatcctggaactcactctgtagaccaggctggactcacagagatccacctgcctctgcctccagattaGATTAGAGGCTTGAGACACCAGCTTGGCTAGTTAATTAATGCCTTTGAAAGACTTGCTATTAAcccccccttcccccatcccccgggcttaaaagtaaaatgaagaccAGACAGAGTTAAAGATCTTAGCATAAGTAAAGCCACGAGTCAAGGCTTAATAGCCCTGGTACGAATCTGCCCAGTGTATTTTTAGGGTTTCTTTTAATTTATAGGAAGTGATACTAGCTGTTCTCTTGAGACAACAGTAGAAGATTTACAGTTAAAAGAAGTGTGTTTAAATTAGCTAGAAGCAGCTCCCAGCATGGGTGGTGTCCGGATATTGTAGAAACAAATGTTGAGAGCGACGTGTTGAACGCATTGAGTCCCCTCCCTGTGGGACCCTGTTCAGTGTGGCCCTCTGTGGATTGATTCTTACCCTCCTGGTGGTAGGGAGCTGGGCACAGAAActaggggtgggggggggagggggaagggctgaggccagcttgagccaGCAGCCTCAGGATGGACTCTGGAGGAAGAACTGGAGTTCTCCTTCCCTGCTGGGTCTTTGGCAACACGGAAGAGTCCTGTGCATCTGTTCTCATTAGAGGGTTCTGAGTTCTTGCTTTGCAAGATGGCAGAAAGACTCTATTTGACAGCAGagtgagaaaaaaaaccaaatagacCTCATACTGTGGGGGCTCTCTTTTCTGCTTTGGATTTCCACAGCGGCTACAGCCTGTGTCTTGGCTAACTTTCAACATGCCTGTCAAAGATCCCTTCCAGCTGCCCACTTCTGTTTTTAGGTCCATCTAGGACAGTGTCTTACGTGCAGTGACAAACAGTACCTCTACAATGGCCAGTGCTGCGATTTGTGCCAGCCAGGTAAGATGCTAGCCCTCCTGCCCCGTGCCAAGACCCCTTCCCTTCTGCTTTGCTGGCGGATGCAGACCCCATATATGGACTGTGAATTCAAATCTAAAATGACCCATTTCCTACCTCTTCCTTGATGCCAGAATGCCCCAAGCTCTCCCGTCTCTTCCATCTTCTTTACTCATGTAGGGTCTGAGATGTGCATTCCTAAGCTCCAACCCCCTGTCCCCTCAGCCCTGGCTTCCTGGGTCATAGGATTAGCCCAACCTGCCTCATATCCTCCTGTTTTTCAGGAAAGAGAGTGAATAGCCACTGCACAGCTCTTGAGAAGACCCAGTGCGCCCCGTGTGGCTCAGGCGAATTCTCAGCTCATTGGAACATGGAGATCCGCTGTCACCAGCATAGACACTGCGAACTCAGTGCGTGGGGCTGCCTGGGAAGGGGTAGTTAAGAACTGGCTTGATGTTCTCAACACTGAAATCCCTCTGCTGTCAGTGGCCAGGGTCTGTCCTGGTGAGCTGGAGTCCGGGTTGAAGGAGCTAGTGTTGATCGTTATCTGTACTGGGAAGAGTGAGAAAACCAGCAATAGAATGTGAGGAGTGGGGTCCTTGCTGCAGCCTGGCGGGttttcccattcttctttctcatctccGCTCAGATCAAGGGTTTCGGGTTAAGAAGGAGGGAACCGCAGAGTCAGATACTGTCTGTGCTTGTAAGGAAGGTCAACACTGCACCAGCAAAGATTGCGAGGCGTGCACTCCGCACACACCCTGTGGCCTTGGCTTTGGAGTTGTGGGGATGGGTAAGCGGCCTGCCTTGGGGAAACGGCTCtgtgggtgggagagaagagctgggggtgagctttgagccTTTGACCTTCAGAAGCTGAGGGCAGAGAAATTGCCACCTGGGGCTGGCATCTTCCAGTTAACAGGACATGGGGCTCTTTCAGATTCTGACCTGGGCTCTGGGCAGCTTCCTGCGGGGTTGTGGCCTTCAGGGGCTGCATTGCACTGGGGTAAGGAGCTGAGGGCAGGTGCTCTTGTCCTGCCCTGCTGGTCTGCTGGCTCCCTTGGGAGTTAGACATTGTGGTTTGCTCATGCATCCTCCCACATCCTCCCAGCCACTGAGACCACTGATACCATCTGTCATCCCTGTCCAGTCGGCTTCTTCTCCAATCAGTCATCACTTTTTGAAAAGTGTCATCCTTGGACAAGGTATATAAGGATCACCTCTCCCTAACCAATAGCAGGGTGggtcctgtctcagtctctttaGCCACCTGCTGTTCAGTCCctgacaacccccacccccatggcctCACTCACTGGTGAATGTGACCTTGTGACTGGCCTAAGGGATACTTTGTGCGGTTTTTCTAGCCTGCTTTTGCTTAGTTAATAGAGCCTGTTGATCTTCGTATCTTCTTGAAGTCTCTCTTCTTAGAGCATCCTGAAACCCCTATCTCCCCTTTTCAGTTCAACTTCTtggtgggtatgtgtatgtgtgtgcacgaatacatgtgtgcacatacatgtgcacatgcatgtatgtgcatgtatatgcatgtgcgcatgcatgtgtgtgcatgtatgtgtcagcTAGTAGCTTGGTGTGTTGCTCCTCCGGTACTGTCCACCGTTTGTTTTTTAGAGAGTCACAGCACTGGGGTTGCAACCACTTGCCACCAAAcatggattttgtgtgtgtgtgtgtgtgtgtgtgtgtgtgtgtgtgtgtgagttctaGGGCTTGAACTCCTGCCCTCAGGTTCACAGTGTTTCCCTGAGTGAGTTATCAATGTCCCCAGCCCTTCTGGACTCTTACTTGTGTTTGTCAGGCTTTGTCTGGGTTCTCTGACCACTTTTTTCTACCTCCCCTTGGCTGTCTTATCTACATTTATGGCTCTATCTCCCTCTGGATCTGCCGTTTGCTCCCCAGATAGTCAAGTCCCACTGCTGAGTGTAATGGATCACCAGCACCTCAAACTCTACATTCAGAATGGGCCCCTAGCCAAGCCCTAAGCCCCAAGTGACAGGCAGGTTCTGGCTCCaggcagtcacacacacagtgagctgcCCACCCTTGCCTTCCCCTCCGAGTCAGTCAAGCCTGTCACATCTGGGAATCCACTTCCTTACTCTCTAGAGTGGTCCTGTGAGTTTGTGCCTCCTCGCCTCCTCGCTATGGTGTGGTGAGCGCTCTGTCTCCTCATAGGCTCCCTGCCTCTGGTGTCTCCCTTGGCTGCTTTGCACCATGCTGCCCCTGTGAGCCCCTTTTGGATCATGATTTAAAGCACTCCATGGCTCTCTGCTGCCTTTGGGAGAACGCCCAGACTCCCTGGAATGGGGCTGGGCCTTCCAGCTAcatttcctgtctctcctcttcaCACCTTGCACCCTGTACTAGCACCCCTGGGCACATTGTTTACTCTTTTGCTTCAAAGTCTCCTGTTTGAGAGAAAACTTAAAACACATGCCCCGTTCTGTTTTTTATGTTTcacatttaatgttttttaaatgggcAAACCTGTCCCCTCAGGCTGTTTCTTCACTACTccttcaaagagagagagagagagagagagagggagagagaaagagagagagacagaaagagagagagacacacacagagacagagagagagagacagagagacagagtgacagagacagagagacagacagagaggtgggggtgaggagaggggagagggagagacagagagacagagagcctctgctaataaacaaacacattgaCATACCTCTCCCCTCtgccatgacacacacacacacacacacacacacacacacacatacaccccagtCTTCCCTGGTGGGTTTAGCTGATCATAGAGGTTGCTGTCCTGGAGTCAAATGTGCAGTGCCACACTGCCCCACTTAGCTGGTGCATGCTGCTGTTTCAACTTTTATACTCTTTGGGGTCCCTTCTGATTTTTTCTGGGGACCCTCCAAATCTGCCTCAGTCTGTGTGAGACCCTTGGCTTCTTATTGGAGATTGGGATGCCCCTACTCTCAGGAGGTCTCAGCTGATCTGTAAAGGTGCTGAGGCCATTTCTCACACAAGAGCATGCACTTTTTCTGAAGCCTTTCTTCCACCACATCTGGGTTTCCCTTTGCCATGTTCACCTCTGTCCACTCCTCCCAGGACCACCCACACATACCTCACATCTCACTCCTGCCTCTGGATGCCCACTCTGCTGCACTGTCTCCTCCAGGAGCTGTCTAGGAGCAGGTCCTCTCACCAGTCAGGTCATCTGGCTAAGTGCCAAGGTCACTCCATAGCTGTCCGCAGTTGCCCTGCCCGGAGCTGCTCACCACCACTCTTGTCACCATGTGACTTCCCTCCTGTCACACTGTACCTACATAGCTGGGTCCAACTTTCCCATCCTTCAATGCCTTCTGATCTCCCTTTCATGGAGAAGTCTTCCCAGAAGagcctgaacccagagctttttAACAGGACCATTTTGCTCTCTGTGGGGCGATGGCCACATCTGGTCCACATCTGGTCATCTTTCAGATGCTGTATTTGGTGAGGGGGCTGTTTCTGGCATTTAGTTAGTGGCAGCAAAGGTGCTGTTAAATATTTTGTGAAACACAGGACATCCCCCAGCACAAAATACCTGTAGATGCCAAGGTTGAGAAGCCCCACTTTAGACCAAAcccatccccttcccttcctgccttctttaCCATCTACACTCCTGACTATCCCCATTTCAATATGGCTGTAACCTTTCCTTTCTGTGGGtttctgttcttcttcttctcttagtGATCATCTTGGGATGCCACACTGTAAGTCACTCAGTGAACAAGGACTTGCCGCTTGCTGGGTGACTCCCCTGGGTTTGGAAGTCTTATGGTGGGGagccctgtttctgtctctttgtttctctctctgcatgtgtgtgtacatgcacatatatgtgtacacatgtgtcttTGTGCAGCTGTAAGGATGAGATGGAGGTCGTACAGGAAGGAACGAATCAGACTGATGTCGTCTGCGGTGAGTTCAGGGGAGAATGGGCCTTGCCAAGTGTATGGGAAGCAGGGAACTGGGGAGAGACTGAGGCACACAGGAATATTGACTGGGGTAGACGTGAGAGCAAGAGGCAGTTTGGGGTATAGCTTAGCTCCTGTCTTGGGAGCTGGATGCGTCACATCCCTGTCTGATCCTCAGATCCTTCAACTGTGAAATGGGTTGACAGAAGCTCCTTCCTCCCTTACCTGCGTGGTATAAGTGTCTGGCATTGGGATTTTGCATTTTGGAAAGTGCTGCCCCTTGCTTGAGGTTCAGGTACACTGTGACAATGTTGCCTGGTAACCTCAGTTTGGATGCTAGGATGTGAAACTTGACCAGCCCCCATGGATCACACACTCAGATAACAACAGAGACCAGGCCACCATTGAAGGAGTgaagacagagaaggggaagagaggtggGTCTGGTGAGCTGGCCTGTCAGCGTAgctacttaggaagctgaggcaaaagctttgtaagttcaaggctagcctaggcagCTTAGGAAGACACTGGTTCAACATAGAAAGAGGGTTGCTGAGATGGATCAGTAAGTTAAGCTCTTGCCTGATGGCCCAGCTTCCATTCTCAGTGTCCGTATaaagatagaaggagaggaccagcTCCTCTGACTGCTGCATGTACCtcatagcacatgtgtgtgtggacacatcatgcacacacatcatgcacatacatcatacacacacatcatgcgCACTCATCATGCACACATATCATGCACACATCATGagcacacatcatgcacacatatcatgcacacacatcatgcacatacatcatacacacacatcatgcacacatatcatgagcacacatgcgcacacatcatgtacatgcacacacaataatagtaaataaaagtttaaatatgtTTCTAGGACTGGAAAGgtggcacttgctgctcttacagaggacctggatttagttcccagcatccacgtcaGGCAGTGTACAACTGTCCATGACTCCaactcctggggatctgatgtctctgctggcactaggcacacacatggtacaagTACATACCTCTAGGCACTTCCAGATACACATAGATTAAAAAtagatatacattaaaaaaacctATCAAAAAAGTAACAAGAGGGCTAGGGCTTGTGGGGGTCCAGCCTAGTAAAGCTCCATGGTAGAGCAgttgtctagcatgtgtgaggtcttGGGTTAGACCCCCAcatttgtctagcatgtgcaaggtcttGGGTTAGACCCCACCACCACTTGtccagcatgtgtgaggtcctagGTTAGATCCTCACACTTGTCCAGCACATGTGAGGTCCTAGGTTAGACCCCACCACCACTTGtccagcatgtgtgaggtcctagGTTAGATCCTCACACTTGTCCAACATGTATGAGGTCCTGGGTTAGACCCTACCACCACTTGTCCAGCATNNNNNNNNNNNNNNNNNNNNNNNNNNNNNNNNNNNNNNNNNNNNNNNNNNNNNNNNNNNNNNNNNNNNNNNNNNNNNNNNNNNNNNNNNNNNNNNNNNNNNNNNNNNNNNNNNNNNNNNNNNNTATGAGGTCCTGGGTTAGACCCTACCACCACTTGtccagcatgtgtgaggtcctagcttagatcctcatgcttatccaacatgtgtgaggtcctgggttagACATCCAGGGctgcaaagtaaaaagaaaagaaaagcgcagtctctttgctttttctcaagattgcctctttttttttcttggaaaggCATGACTGGATGAAGTGTGAAAAGCACTTGAGTTCATGCTTAACATTTAAGAAGACATCGAGAAGGGACAGTAAGcaagagaaaacattttgagatgatgctagagaaacaaaaacatgtaaaaaaaaaaaaaaaaaaaaaaaaaaaaaaaaaaaaaaaaaaaaaaaaaaaaaaaacaaaccaaaaaccaaaacccaaaaacccagcAATGCACAACACAGTAGATTTTTCAGTTAGTAGGAGCTGACCTTGCCAGGCTCACGACCTTGCCTACTTTCTTCATCCTAACCTTGGCCCTGGTTCCAATACAAGCTTGTTTAAAAGCCAGGTAGCCACCTGTGGGCCTGTGTTTGTTTCACTGGTGTCTGCCTCCCAACCTatgaactgggtgtggtggtacaggcATGAGAaccccaagttcaaggccagcctgaaccacttagtgaaactctgtctcaaagaagactTACCTTTGtgacagagggtgtgtgtgtgtgtgtgtgtgtgcccctcaCCTCTGAGACGCCCTGCCATGtgacagagggtgtgtgtgtgtgtgtgtgtgtacccctcGACTCTGAGACGCCCTGCCATGtgacagagggtgtgtgtgtgtgtgtgtgtatgtgtgtgtgtgtgtgtgtgtgtgtgtaccccttGCCTCTGAGACCCCCCCTGCCATGtgacagagggtgtgtgtgtgtgtgtgtgccccttgCCTCTGAGACCCCCCTGCCATGTGAcagagggtatgtgtgtgtgcccctcGACTCTGAGACCCCCTGCCATGtgacagagggtgtgtgtgtgtgtgtgtaccccttGCCTCTGAGATGCCCTGCCATGTGACCATGtgacagagggtgtgtgtgtgtgtgtgccccttgCCTCTGAGACGCCCCGCCCTTTGGTCCTTTCATTTGTCACTTAGAATGGCAGTGCAGACACAAGAGatactttatttcttccctccATACTTCCATAGCAGATGTAACAATTCGGGAGCTAGCTCTGCACAGCGTAGTGTGGTAGTGTGGGGAAGGGTGAAGCAAGCCGGTGGGCCGTCCCTTCACCACACAGCTGAGGGACACGCCGGATGGGAAGTTGGCTCACTGGGAGCTTCTCATCCCAACTGCAGTCTCCCAGGGCTAGTGACAGCTCGAAGGGTAGGAGTATTTACTGTGCAAGGCATGAGCTAAGCGTGACTACACCACATGTGACTGTGACCTcgatactctgtgtgtgtgtgtgtgtgtgtgtggcactaGAAGGAGAATTGTAGGTTGTTGCCTCACAGAGTAGCTCcagactcagtgagagactccGTTTCAGCAGAAGGTGTAATATGGTGGAGCAGGAAGGACACCtgcatcctcctctggcctctgcatgtgtgcatagatGCACACACCTGAACACATACCAGGCAGGCTCACATATACCATACCCCCCACCACACAAAGGTGGACCCTCTCAATTTATAAACGCTGGCAAATACCATAAAGCACTTTAAAAGTTCCTCTAGTGACCACATTACCCACAATGCTACTGCTTGAAAGCTTTGGTATCAGGAGGCCTGGATTCTGGGAGGATACAGATGCTTTGGGCAAAGAGTGGGAGCACCCGCCAGTGGGAGCACTCACCAGTGGGAGCACCCACCAGGGGGATCTACTCAAGTCTGTCTCTCCAGGTTTCAGGCCCCGGATGCGAGCCCTGCTGGTCATTCCCATCCTGATGGTCATCCTCATCACCATTTTCACGGTGTTTCTCTATATCAGTGAGTGcccaggagaggaaagggagggagggttcAGCCCTGCAGAACCAGCCAGTGATTGATCCTGACTCGACCTCCCAATGCCCCACACCCCTTCTTCTTCTCACTAGAAAAGGTGGTCAAGAAACCAAAGGATAATGAGGTAAGCCATCCCCGAGGGAgaagagaagctggaaagagtGACTGGTGGGCACGTAGGGTGGCTCATGGCGTAGAGTGTGGATCCAATATCCATGGAAAAGGCCTATCACACCAGCGCtggcgggtgggggtggggtggggaggggggaatggACGCACGGATCTCCCGAGTTTGCTAGCCAACCACGGGCTACTCCAAGTTccaagagaaaccctgactcggaAAATAAGGGTTGAGAGTGCAAGAAGACACAGAATGTTGACCTCTAGCCTCTAATGGTGCATACATGGGTGTGTGGACCCTCTACCCCATGCACATACGCCCAATACCATGAGCCACACTGCCCACATGCCCGCGCGcaacgcatgcacgcacgcacgcacacacacacacacacatacacacacacacNNNNNNNNNNNNNNNNNNNNNNNNNNNNNNNNNNNNNNNNNNNNNNNNNNNNNNNNNNNNNNNNNNNNNTTTCagtctccatcccttcctcctacCCAGTCACTTCCCCTTAGGGCGGAGCTGGGCACGCACCACTGGCAGCATAACCCTGCCTGTGCTTTCCTCCGCTTTGAATTCGGGGTAAATCCCGCCTTCAGGGGCCAGTAGGTGGAACCAAAGGGGACAGTTTCTTCTGGCCGGCAGTGGGTCTGGAAATTTCCTGCTAAATTTCATGTGTCCAGCAGGGGGCAGAAGGCATCCAAGAAATCAGCTTTGGTACCCCCACCATCCTCCCACCCCAGTGGAAAGGACTTGGAGGAGGGGTTCTACTTCTCAGAGGCAGGATGGTCCTGTGGCTAGAGGTGACCTTGGATCTCGTACCTTGGCTTCCAGGCCTTACCCCATGAGGCTCAACGGAAAGATCCTGTGGAGATAGAAGATTATCCCGGTCACAACACTGCTGCTCCAGTGCAGGAGACACTGCATGGGTGTCAGCCTGTTGCCCAGGAGGATGGCAAGGAAAGTCGCATCTCAGTGCAGGAGCGGCAGGTGACAGGCAGCATCGCCTTGAGGCCCCTTGTCTGAGCCCTGGAACTGCTTTGGAAGTGATGGCTTGGGAGCAGGGGCCTGGCTCTGAGGACTGCTGACATTTGAAGTTTGAGAGGAGCCAAGACAGCCCAGTGCAGCTAACTCTCATGCCTGCCCCCCTGTCATCTCTTGACTTGCTCTTTCAAGATGGAGGAAAAGCTCGGGCATCGGGGGTGGGGGTCCACAGTAATATCTACAGAGTGCAGCAGTGTAGGACCCAGAGATGTCTTGCTGAGGCTTTCACTGTAAGGGCTCGTGGACACAGGAGTCCATGGTTCGTGGCTTGTGATGCTAGAAGGCACCTGATTGCCCATCAGCAGGGACTGGCTAAATAAATCTGGAATTATTTATCCAGTGTTGTCTCAGAAACTCTAGCAGGTGGGGCAAAAACCAAGTACTGGAATGATGGGCCGAGAAACAGCTGGAAAAACATACTCCAAGGCAGGTAGGATGGCTTTTGTGggcaaaggagcttgctgcccGAACCTAATTACCTGATGTTTGATCCCTGGGATTTcgtggcagaaggagagaaccaaatctAGAGGGCTGTCATTTGACCTCCGTGTGTGCTCTGTggtacatgtatctgtgtgtgtgtgtgtacacatatccTAAGATGGATGTGGCAGTAGagtgtagaaattatttaatcccaaCTCGGGGTTTGCACCCTGCCTTTGCCATTTAGTTCTTGGATAAAAGACAAACTCAACCTTTTATATTTACAAGAAGCCTTCAACAGCACAGTAGCCGGGCAGCTGCCtcccctccatgctgttagaatgtACTTTCCTACTGATAACCCCCAGTCATTACTTATTActtatgtttcatctgggctgctc
The nucleotide sequence above comes from Mastomys coucha isolate ucsf_1 unplaced genomic scaffold, UCSF_Mcou_1 pScaffold15, whole genome shotgun sequence. Encoded proteins:
- the Cd40 gene encoding tumor necrosis factor receptor superfamily member 5 isoform X2; its protein translation is MVPLPRLCALWGCLLLTAVHLGQCLTCSDKQYLYNGQCCDLCQPGKRVNSHCTALEKTQCAPCGSGEFSAHWNMEIRCHQHRHCELNQGFRVKKEGTAESDTVCACKEGQHCTSKDCEACTPHTPCGLGFGVVGMATETTDTICHPCPVGFFSNQSSLFEKCHPWTSCKDEMEVVQEGTNQTDVVCGFRPRMRALLVIPILMVILITIFTVFLYIKKVVKKPKDNEALPHEAQRKDPVEIEDYPGHNTAAPVQETLHGCQPVAQEDGKESRISVQERQVTGSIALRPLV
- the Cd40 gene encoding tumor necrosis factor receptor superfamily member 5 isoform X1, which encodes MVPLPRLCALWGCLLLTAVHLGQCLTCSDKQYLYNGQCCDLCQPGKRVNSHCTALEKTQCAPCGSGEFSAHWNMEIRCHQHRHCELNQGFRVKKEGTAESDTVCACKEGQHCTSKDCEACTPHTPCGLGFGVVGMATETTDTICHPCPVGFFSNQSSLFEKCHPWTSCKDEMEVVQEGTNQTDVVCGFRPRMRALLVIPILMVILITIFTVFLYIKKVVKKPKDNEVSHPRGRREAGKSDWWARRVAHGVECGSNIHGKGLSHQRWRVGVGWGGGNGRTDLPSLLANHGLLQVPRETLTRKIRVESARRHRMLTSSL
- the Cd40 gene encoding tumor necrosis factor receptor superfamily member 5 isoform X3 — its product is MVPLPRLCALWGCLLLTAVHLGQCLTCSDKQYLYNGQCCDLCQPGKRVNSHCTALEKTQCAPCGSGEFSAHWNMEIRCHQHRHCELNQGFRVKKEGTAESDTVCACKEGQHCTSKDCEACTPHTPCGLGFGVVGMATETTDTICHPCPVGFFSNQSSLFEKCHPWTSCKDEMEVVQEGTNQTDVVCGFRPRMRALLVIPILMVILITIFTVFLYISGQETKG